One Insulibacter thermoxylanivorax genomic window carries:
- a CDS encoding DUF3892 domain-containing protein produces MDLSNEQPQEHVVAVRKNGDGDIVELKLSSGRVVDYLEAQAMAKNNQLYNVQVFRGRDGEEHLRSVPDGRKDNNLDNLPLF; encoded by the coding sequence TTGGATCTGTCGAATGAACAGCCGCAAGAACACGTCGTTGCCGTCAGGAAGAACGGCGACGGCGATATCGTCGAGCTGAAGCTCAGCTCCGGCCGAGTCGTGGATTACTTGGAAGCGCAAGCGATGGCGAAGAACAATCAGCTGTACAACGTCCAAGTGTTCCGCGGCCGGGACGGCGAAGAGCATCTCCGCTCCGTGCCCGACGGGCGCAAGGATAATAACCTGGACAACCTGCCGCTTTTCTAA
- a CDS encoding AAA family ATPase, with product MKITRIEVHGFGALRDVTIDLSPQAPTVLLYGPNEAGKSTLMQFIRAVLFGFAQRNQPDRYEPLHGGVHGGALVLCDAQGRGYRIERFDAPGAAGRRLSRGAATVRLDYGRSGGEELLRPLIGDLTGEVYKNIFAFGLAELQEIRTLQAEEINPYLFSSGFGISGSLVLDAGKELQAELDERFKPRGKKQSINQLAEELAEIDAKLRQLRGEAAEYGMKQKRLAALEEDIRKLDMKLQEASDQQAWLEICLQSQEPWMQLRAAETELAELDELMEQIGPEDLGGSAGKESQVQMERSVGRAFPEDGLQRFEEEKSRLEELRSLHAQLSEGMERLAAELSGIQPQEERLARRREAEELAEEAAMIEALEAELKQAGEEKLRLEEQVRVQLIQIDANWTEADVQRLKPSLHDRTTIYEFRDTLAAMERQAEAAEQDAAKLEEEGQHLALRRRELAGEIGPMLEKIQHHPARRLLELAPGLRRRQLQSLRSALDNWRRAEWEREAEARRRAASERFMKRTQGMVHAFLGLLLAIAAVLFFTDNHLAGAVATAAALVLYAAYALSMRAQKREGQRSETEVRRSSERHGGEVRRMLEGLLEAEQVYAAYAAAARERGDEGWTIALAEEIIAGIERDLEELQADELKMQRHRDRLQELERKIAEVQTRREAADKRLEECRRRLAEQERKWQAWLAERELPRSLKPETAGELYNLIDRVLQTISHRDSAAMRIQGYKERIAAYEQRVSALCEALAVPYDSSADAAAAARKAAELTAQEAERWKRRQDLQQQYEQRAEEAQHLEARIRQTEARIRALWDEVGAKDEEDYRRLAALSKRRRQLAETIRETRLRLEWLVTPERYPLLRQTLEQTGGAQLAAEREELSKTIAAWEQQASELRDERAKLELELTKLREGEAHAEIVQQREERIAELHKQAKEYLTLLMAQGLLKRTQELYEREKQPKVLRVASRYMAMITGGRYVRILAPFGEQRFLLERRDGVQLDTARLSRGTAEQLYLAMRFALLDAYPMEDPLPVVLDDIFVNFDAGRAARCLEVVREVSLRRQVLIFTCHDHMRRLIAGTLPETQLIDLTRWQGV from the coding sequence ATGAAGATCACCCGGATCGAAGTACATGGGTTCGGCGCTCTGCGCGATGTGACCATCGATCTGTCACCGCAGGCGCCGACGGTTTTGTTATATGGACCTAATGAAGCGGGTAAGAGCACCTTAATGCAGTTTATCCGCGCGGTGTTGTTCGGATTTGCACAGCGCAATCAGCCGGACCGCTATGAACCGCTCCACGGCGGCGTGCATGGGGGCGCTCTGGTACTGTGCGATGCACAGGGCCGCGGTTACCGCATCGAACGATTCGATGCCCCGGGTGCGGCCGGCCGCAGGCTGTCCCGCGGCGCGGCGACAGTGCGCTTGGACTACGGCCGAAGCGGGGGAGAAGAACTGCTGCGTCCGCTCATCGGCGATCTTACCGGTGAAGTATATAAGAATATCTTCGCTTTCGGGCTGGCGGAGCTGCAGGAGATCCGCACCTTGCAAGCCGAGGAGATCAACCCGTATCTGTTCAGCAGCGGTTTCGGCATCAGCGGCTCGCTGGTGCTGGATGCGGGGAAGGAGCTGCAGGCGGAACTCGACGAACGCTTCAAACCCCGCGGCAAGAAGCAGTCCATCAACCAGCTTGCGGAGGAGCTTGCAGAGATCGATGCCAAGCTTCGTCAGCTGCGCGGGGAAGCTGCAGAATACGGCATGAAGCAGAAGCGGCTGGCGGCGCTTGAAGAAGACATCCGGAAGCTGGATATGAAGCTGCAAGAGGCGAGTGACCAGCAGGCGTGGCTGGAGATCTGCCTGCAGTCCCAGGAGCCCTGGATGCAGCTGCGTGCCGCGGAGACGGAGCTGGCGGAATTAGACGAGCTGATGGAGCAAATTGGACCGGAGGACTTAGGCGGGTCGGCGGGGAAGGAATCGCAAGTTCAGATGGAGCGGTCAGTCGGCAGGGCGTTCCCCGAGGATGGGCTGCAGCGATTTGAGGAGGAGAAATCGCGTTTGGAAGAGCTCCGCAGTCTGCATGCCCAGCTCAGCGAAGGAATGGAGCGGCTCGCCGCAGAGCTCAGCGGGATTCAGCCGCAGGAGGAGCGGCTCGCACGGCGAAGGGAAGCGGAGGAGCTTGCCGAAGAAGCGGCCATGATCGAGGCGTTGGAAGCGGAGCTCAAGCAGGCCGGCGAAGAGAAGCTGCGGCTGGAAGAGCAGGTGCGGGTCCAGCTCATTCAGATCGATGCGAATTGGACGGAAGCGGATGTGCAGCGCCTCAAACCTTCTTTGCATGACCGCACGACGATTTATGAGTTCCGAGATACGCTGGCGGCGATGGAGCGGCAGGCGGAAGCGGCGGAGCAGGACGCGGCGAAACTGGAGGAGGAGGGGCAGCATCTGGCGCTGCGGCGGAGGGAACTCGCCGGCGAGATCGGACCGATGCTGGAGAAGATCCAGCACCATCCGGCAAGGCGGCTGCTCGAACTGGCGCCGGGTCTGCGGCGCAGGCAGCTGCAATCGCTGCGCAGCGCTCTCGACAACTGGCGGCGCGCCGAATGGGAGCGAGAGGCCGAGGCACGGCGCCGAGCCGCATCGGAGCGGTTCATGAAGCGCACACAGGGGATGGTGCATGCCTTCCTCGGGCTGCTTCTTGCCATCGCGGCGGTGCTCTTCTTCACCGACAACCACCTTGCCGGCGCCGTCGCAACTGCTGCAGCGCTGGTGCTCTATGCCGCATATGCTCTATCGATGCGGGCGCAGAAGCGGGAGGGACAGCGCAGCGAGACCGAGGTCCGGCGCAGCAGCGAGCGGCACGGAGGGGAAGTACGACGCATGCTGGAGGGCCTGCTCGAGGCGGAGCAAGTCTATGCTGCCTATGCTGCCGCTGCACGGGAACGCGGGGACGAGGGCTGGACGATTGCCCTGGCGGAGGAGATCATCGCTGGTATAGAGCGGGATCTCGAAGAACTGCAAGCCGATGAACTGAAGATGCAGCGGCATCGAGACCGCTTGCAGGAGTTGGAGCGGAAGATCGCCGAAGTCCAGACCCGCCGTGAAGCAGCCGACAAGCGCCTGGAGGAATGCCGGCGACGGCTCGCGGAGCAGGAGAGGAAGTGGCAGGCCTGGCTGGCGGAGCGGGAACTGCCTCGCAGCCTCAAACCGGAGACTGCCGGCGAGCTCTACAATCTAATCGATCGCGTGCTTCAGACGATCAGCCATCGCGACAGCGCCGCGATGCGCATCCAAGGCTATAAGGAGCGAATCGCCGCCTATGAACAGCGGGTCAGCGCACTGTGCGAAGCCTTGGCTGTGCCGTATGATTCTTCTGCCGATGCTGCGGCTGCTGCCCGCAAGGCCGCTGAACTGACGGCACAGGAAGCGGAGCGCTGGAAACGCCGGCAAGACCTGCAGCAGCAGTATGAGCAGCGGGCGGAAGAAGCGCAGCATCTGGAAGCGCGCATCCGGCAGACGGAGGCGAGGATCCGCGCGCTGTGGGATGAAGTCGGAGCGAAGGATGAGGAGGATTACCGCCGGTTGGCGGCACTCAGCAAACGGCGAAGACAGCTTGCGGAGACGATCCGGGAAACGCGCCTGCGTTTGGAGTGGTTGGTGACGCCGGAGCGCTATCCTCTGCTGCGGCAGACACTGGAGCAAACCGGGGGAGCGCAGTTAGCTGCGGAGCGCGAGGAACTTTCCAAGACGATCGCCGCATGGGAGCAGCAGGCGAGCGAACTGCGGGACGAGCGGGCGAAGCTGGAGCTGGAACTGACGAAGCTGCGTGAAGGAGAAGCTCATGCGGAGATTGTCCAGCAGCGGGAGGAGAGGATCGCAGAACTGCATAAGCAGGCGAAGGAGTACTTGACCCTGCTGATGGCGCAGGGCCTGCTGAAGCGAACGCAGGAGCTGTATGAACGGGAGAAGCAGCCGAAGGTGCTGCGCGTCGCCTCGCGCTATATGGCGATGATCACCGGCGGCCGGTACGTCCGGATCCTTGCGCCCTTCGGCGAGCAGCGCTTCCTGCTGGAGCGCCGAGACGGCGTGCAGCTCGATACCGCCCGGCTTAGCCGCGGGACGGCGGAACAGCTGTATCTGGCGATGCGCTTTGCGTTGTTGGATGCTTATCCTATGGAGGATCCGCTCCCCGTGGTGCTGGATGATATCTTCGTGAATTTCGATGCGGGGCGGGCGGCGCGCTGCTTAGAAGTTGTGCGGGAGGTCAGCCTGCGGCGCCAGGTGCTCATCTTCACCTGTCATGATCACATGCGCCGGCTGATCGCGGGCACCCTGCCCGAGACGCAGTTGATCGACCTGACGCGTTGGCAGGGTGTTTAA
- the queD gene encoding 6-carboxytetrahydropterin synthase QueD, whose translation MDFPAPEKVQVLGRDIQEDQLKYHNRRVLVSKEFTFDSAHHLHCYEGKCKSLHGHTYKLQVVMSGRPDYRGITIDFADIKRITKESVIDKLDHRYLNEVLPPMNTTAENMVVWIYEEIKKQLQAEGLYPDVELEEVRLWETPTSYASATKALMEE comes from the coding sequence ATGGATTTTCCAGCGCCGGAGAAAGTGCAAGTCCTGGGTCGTGACATCCAAGAAGACCAGTTAAAATATCATAACCGAAGAGTGCTCGTATCGAAGGAATTCACCTTCGACAGCGCTCACCATCTGCATTGCTATGAAGGGAAATGCAAGAGCTTGCACGGCCATACGTACAAACTGCAAGTGGTCATGTCGGGCAGGCCGGATTACCGCGGAATCACCATTGACTTCGCCGATATAAAACGCATCACGAAGGAAAGCGTCATTGACAAATTGGATCACCGCTATCTCAACGAAGTCCTGCCGCCGATGAACACCACTGCCGAGAACATGGTCGTCTGGATCTATGAGGAGATTAAGAAGCAGCTGCAAGCGGAAGGGCTTTATCCCGATGTTGAGCTTGAGGAAGTTCGTCTGTGGGAGACGCCCACCAGTTATGCATCAGCGACGAAAGCATTGATGGAGGAATAG
- a CDS encoding glycosyltransferase family 4 protein: protein MKILQALFFPPEQPGGVSSMVPYINQKFQAMGWDMELFSLPKRIRGKGTEHHEFATFDWTQYSGRPVVDKYMQTLRDYLWFARMRLRNASYDLIHAHHPIAALVMRRLFPDTPVLMTVHSSYERELVLNGRIEDQGPEHRFLTSLYRELEHQTNMIITVSHSFKSYIAQYVDRPEDIRVIMNGFDPNRFKPVENVNDVPQIVTLCRLVPAKGLDVLLQALSIVKKRGHAFVLHLIGDGPIRKELEEMAIRLGIYDETIFYGYMLHPEELMPFFDLFVLPSRAEAFGNVFAEAALCRLALVGTDVGGIAEQIESGVNGLLVPVDDVHALADAIEKMLTDGEFRLRMAHAAYERAKEKSSIARVIGDLEEVYLSYRASYI, encoded by the coding sequence ATGAAGATTTTGCAAGCTTTGTTTTTTCCGCCGGAACAACCGGGGGGCGTATCCTCAATGGTCCCTTATATCAATCAGAAGTTTCAGGCGATGGGCTGGGATATGGAGCTGTTCTCCCTGCCCAAACGCATCCGCGGCAAAGGCACGGAGCATCATGAATTTGCAACTTTTGACTGGACGCAGTACAGCGGCAGACCGGTTGTGGACAAATATATGCAGACGCTCAGAGATTATCTTTGGTTTGCCAGGATGAGATTAAGAAATGCTTCCTATGATCTCATCCACGCGCATCATCCGATAGCGGCGCTGGTCATGCGCCGTCTGTTTCCGGATACTCCCGTGCTGATGACGGTGCACTCCAGCTATGAACGGGAGCTGGTGCTGAACGGAAGAATCGAAGATCAGGGACCGGAACATCGTTTCCTGACTTCCTTGTATCGAGAGTTGGAACATCAGACGAATATGATCATCACCGTGTCGCATTCATTCAAATCGTATATCGCACAATATGTTGACCGCCCGGAGGACATCCGCGTGATCATGAACGGCTTCGACCCGAACCGCTTCAAACCGGTGGAGAATGTGAATGACGTGCCCCAGATCGTCACCCTGTGCCGCTTGGTGCCGGCGAAGGGGTTGGATGTCTTGTTGCAGGCACTCTCCATCGTGAAGAAACGGGGCCATGCCTTCGTCCTGCACCTGATCGGTGACGGACCGATTCGCAAGGAACTGGAGGAGATGGCCATTCGGCTCGGCATCTATGATGAGACGATCTTCTACGGCTATATGCTTCATCCGGAAGAGCTGATGCCGTTCTTCGATCTTTTCGTCCTGCCGTCGCGGGCAGAAGCCTTCGGCAACGTCTTCGCCGAGGCGGCGTTGTGCCGTTTGGCCTTGGTGGGCACCGATGTCGGCGGCATCGCTGAACAGATCGAAAGCGGTGTGAACGGGCTGCTCGTCCCTGTAGATGATGTGCACGCCCTCGCCGATGCCATCGAGAAGATGCTCACCGACGGAGAATTTCGCCTGCGAATGGCGCATGCCGCCTACGAACGGGCGAAGGAGAAGTCGTCGATCGCGCGCGTGATCGGCGATCTGGAAGAGGTCTATCTGTCCTATCGGGCTTCGTATATTTAA
- a CDS encoding 7-carboxy-7-deazaguanine synthase QueE, whose amino-acid sequence MNNYADDTQTMNQAARDIRIPMVDIYETVEGEGTRAGYPTVFIRLFGCNLRCSWCDTKYSYPPYEADRMMTIAEILEETSSYQAKHVCVTGGEPLLYGERSRILLQELANTSRYVDIHVETNGAVHLAPFLETISSPIVRYIMDYKLPDSGEHERMIHENLTLLRPQDELKFVIASEADFDAAKRVILETEIRATILFSPVWETMPPARLVEMILAHGLPQVKLNMQLHKVIWDPGMRRV is encoded by the coding sequence ATGAACAATTATGCGGATGATACACAGACGATGAACCAGGCAGCGAGAGACATCCGCATCCCGATGGTCGATATCTACGAGACGGTCGAAGGCGAGGGGACCCGCGCCGGTTATCCGACCGTCTTTATCCGTTTGTTCGGCTGCAATCTTCGTTGTTCTTGGTGTGACACGAAGTACAGTTATCCGCCTTACGAAGCGGATCGCATGATGACGATCGCCGAGATCCTGGAGGAAACATCGTCCTATCAGGCGAAGCATGTGTGCGTCACCGGCGGCGAGCCGCTCCTGTACGGAGAAAGGTCGCGGATCTTGCTGCAAGAATTGGCAAACACAAGCCGCTATGTTGATATTCACGTAGAGACGAACGGCGCGGTTCATCTGGCGCCGTTTCTTGAGACCATCAGCTCACCGATCGTTCGCTATATCATGGATTATAAGCTGCCGGATTCCGGTGAGCATGAACGGATGATCCATGAGAATCTGACCTTGCTGCGCCCGCAGGATGAGCTGAAGTTCGTGATTGCCAGCGAAGCGGATTTTGATGCTGCGAAGCGGGTGATCCTGGAAACGGAGATTCGTGCGACGATTCTCTTCAGTCCGGTATGGGAGACGATGCCGCCGGCGCGTCTCGTGGAGATGATCTTAGCGCACGGACTGCCCCAGGTGAAGCTGAACATGCAGCTGCATAAGGTGATCTGGGATCCCGGGATGCGCAGGGTGTAA
- a CDS encoding GGDEF domain-containing protein, producing the protein MELTELLYGPTGKIVSSICILVILGLMFMINVQLYMNRRKKAYFSLAVSFLLVIAQYVIILLLEMSSLPAAITAYVIQLLKVLAFIWINLGIFQLYNPTGRKLKLIAAALNALAFVVAALHLYLPGELSETDPILRFLAGPMLLEQYLIALILLAALFIRPNIGQTKTYLFSLGIFLLSHAIHMMDAYVLEESRKLLQVLEHLLPVLYYTTLFFIVFNRIVELLQAVFESSIIDGLTGVYNRNYIMTYAHRLVKRRRASVIFCDIDNFKRLNDTEGHQEGDRVLKAVARILRDTVGDAGKVGRYGGEEMVAVLDNAAGDVKKIAEKIRKRVEEETKVTVSVGYSRYREGVTAHELMKQADEAMYVSKKTGKNKVTAYTTRTPKMLASLQQ; encoded by the coding sequence ATGGAACTAACGGAACTGCTCTATGGACCGACGGGCAAGATCGTCTCCTCTATATGTATTCTGGTTATTCTTGGCCTTATGTTTATGATCAATGTTCAGCTGTATATGAATCGACGCAAGAAGGCGTATTTTTCATTGGCGGTATCCTTCCTGCTCGTCATCGCTCAATATGTGATCATCCTCCTCCTGGAGATGTCGAGCCTGCCGGCGGCGATCACCGCTTATGTGATTCAATTGCTGAAGGTGCTCGCTTTTATCTGGATCAATCTGGGAATCTTCCAGCTCTATAATCCAACGGGACGCAAGTTGAAGCTGATCGCTGCGGCTTTAAACGCCCTGGCCTTCGTGGTCGCAGCTTTGCATCTGTACCTGCCCGGCGAGCTTAGCGAAACGGATCCAATCCTGCGCTTCCTTGCCGGCCCCATGCTGCTGGAACAGTATCTAATCGCGCTCATCCTGCTGGCTGCGCTCTTCATCCGGCCCAATATCGGACAGACGAAGACTTATCTGTTCAGCTTGGGGATATTTCTGCTCAGCCACGCCATCCATATGATGGATGCATATGTACTGGAGGAGAGCCGTAAGCTCCTGCAAGTGCTGGAACATCTCCTCCCTGTTCTTTATTACACGACCCTGTTCTTCATCGTCTTCAACCGCATCGTCGAGCTGCTGCAGGCCGTCTTCGAATCGTCGATCATCGACGGCTTAACCGGCGTCTACAATCGGAACTACATCATGACCTATGCCCACCGCCTCGTCAAAAGGCGCCGCGCCTCGGTGATCTTCTGCGATATCGACAATTTCAAACGGCTCAATGACACAGAAGGTCATCAAGAAGGCGACCGCGTGCTGAAAGCCGTCGCCCGCATCCTGCGGGATACCGTAGGCGATGCGGGCAAAGTGGGGCGATACGGCGGCGAGGAGATGGTCGCGGTGCTGGACAATGCAGCCGGTGATGTGAAGAAAATCGCGGAGAAGATCCGCAAGCGGGTCGAAGAGGAGACGAAGGTTACCGTCAGCGTCGGCTACAGCCGCTATCGCGAGGGCGTGACGGCGCATGAGCTGATGAAGCAGGCCGATGAAGCGATGTACGTGTCCAAAAAAACCGGCAAAAACAAAGTGACTGCCTACACGACAAGGACTCCGAAGATGCTGGCGTCCCTGCAGCAATAA
- the queC gene encoding 7-cyano-7-deazaguanine synthase QueC: MSRKEKAVVILSGGLDSTTCMGIAQDQGYELYPLTFDYGQRHHNELDNARAVAEHYGVSSRHKIVPLSFLKEIGGSALTDPSLEVPKAADGDADEIPITYVPGRNLLFLSIAASYAEVIGAGRIYIGVNSLDYSGYPDCRPEFIAKVEETIQLATKAGVSGRTIRIEAPLMHMTKAEIIREGLRLGVPYELTTSCYQGGPYACGECDSCRLRLKGFAEAGAEDPIPYAKK; this comes from the coding sequence ATGAGCCGCAAGGAAAAAGCCGTCGTTATCTTAAGCGGCGGTTTGGACAGCACCACCTGCATGGGAATCGCACAGGATCAAGGCTATGAGTTGTACCCGCTGACCTTCGATTACGGGCAGCGGCATCACAACGAACTGGACAACGCGCGAGCCGTTGCAGAACACTACGGTGTCAGCAGCCGGCATAAGATCGTTCCGCTCTCCTTCTTGAAGGAGATCGGAGGCAGTGCGCTCACCGACCCGTCGCTCGAAGTGCCGAAGGCAGCCGACGGGGATGCGGATGAGATTCCGATCACTTATGTACCGGGCCGCAATCTCCTCTTCCTGTCGATCGCCGCTTCTTACGCGGAGGTTATCGGCGCCGGGCGCATCTATATCGGTGTCAACTCCTTGGACTACAGCGGGTATCCCGATTGCCGGCCGGAATTCATCGCCAAGGTCGAGGAGACGATCCAGCTGGCGACAAAGGCCGGGGTGAGCGGCCGGACGATTCGCATCGAGGCGCCGCTCATGCATATGACGAAGGCGGAGATCATCCGCGAAGGCCTGCGCCTGGGTGTGCCTTACGAGCTGACGACGTCCTGCTACCAAGGCGGCCCCTATGCCTGCGGCGAATGCGACAGCTGCCGCCTGCGCTTGAAGGGGTTCGCAGAAGCAGGCGCAGAGGATCCGATTCCTTACGCGAAAAAATAA
- a CDS encoding metallophosphoesterase family protein, with product MRRFRFLHAADLHLDSPFRGLSEVPRPIREVIRGSTLSALDRLTELAIREGVSFVVIAGDVYDLEDRSVRAQLRFQRAAERLAEAGIGVYIAHGNHDPLDGKQLPWEMPAGVKVFPAGEVETAVVRDPSGREIAHVHGISYGAAQVTENLAERFRVHDRSVFNIGVLHTNVDGARDHANYAPSSRAALIGKGMDYWALGHIHARSVLHEAPYIVYPGNLQSRSMKETGPKGCYIVDVDEDHAVQLRFHAADSVRWLKLTVNLKEAADEQQVKERIEEQLALLREQTDGRPAVVRLILTGRTELHSVLMQTAFLDDVIADWNEREVQLCEQQAGSCFVWIEGCRVRTSGLIERDYWLEQEHFVGDLLRTAAELRQDETALRQYAEELLADLLRSKAGRYLHDHGTRSGGNFLTAQEPDELVECLEQAEEWLLDKLLGGEAG from the coding sequence ATGAGAAGGTTTAGATTCTTGCATGCTGCCGACCTCCACCTGGACAGTCCCTTCCGCGGGCTGTCCGAGGTGCCCAGGCCGATTCGCGAGGTGATCCGCGGCTCTACGCTGAGCGCATTGGATCGGCTTACGGAGCTTGCGATTCGCGAAGGGGTCAGCTTCGTCGTCATCGCCGGCGATGTATATGACCTCGAAGACCGCTCGGTGCGGGCGCAGCTGAGATTTCAGCGGGCGGCGGAGCGGCTGGCGGAGGCGGGCATCGGCGTCTATATCGCCCATGGCAATCACGATCCCCTCGATGGGAAGCAGCTTCCGTGGGAGATGCCTGCGGGCGTGAAGGTGTTCCCTGCCGGCGAGGTGGAGACCGCTGTTGTCCGCGACCCGTCGGGGAGGGAGATCGCCCATGTGCACGGCATCTCCTACGGGGCGGCGCAGGTGACGGAGAACCTGGCGGAGAGGTTCCGCGTGCATGACCGGTCGGTGTTCAACATCGGCGTCCTCCACACCAATGTGGACGGTGCCCGCGACCATGCGAACTATGCACCTTCCAGCCGGGCGGCGCTGATCGGCAAGGGGATGGACTATTGGGCCCTTGGGCATATCCATGCGCGCTCTGTGCTGCATGAAGCCCCGTATATCGTCTATCCGGGCAATCTGCAATCCAGGAGCATGAAGGAGACGGGGCCGAAGGGCTGTTATATCGTCGATGTGGACGAGGACCATGCTGTGCAGCTGCGTTTCCATGCGGCGGACAGCGTGCGTTGGCTTAAGCTGACGGTGAATCTGAAGGAGGCTGCCGATGAGCAGCAGGTTAAGGAGCGCATCGAAGAACAGCTTGCGCTGCTGCGGGAGCAAACCGATGGGCGGCCGGCGGTCGTCCGCCTGATCTTAACCGGCCGTACGGAGCTTCACTCCGTGCTCATGCAGACCGCCTTCCTCGATGATGTGATCGCCGACTGGAATGAACGTGAAGTTCAGCTCTGTGAGCAGCAGGCCGGCAGCTGCTTCGTCTGGATCGAGGGCTGCAGGGTGCGCACGAGCGGCCTTATCGAACGCGATTATTGGCTGGAGCAGGAACATTTCGTCGGAGATCTGCTCCGTACAGCAGCTGAACTCAGGCAGGATGAGACGGCGCTGCGGCAGTATGCCGAAGAGCTGCTGGCAGATCTGCTGCGCTCGAAGGCCGGCAGATATCTTCACGACCATGGAACCCGGAGCGGAGGGAATTTCCTCACAGCGCAGGAGCCGGATGAACTGGTGGAATGCTTGGAACAGGCGGAAGAGTGGCTGCTGGACAAGCTGTTAGGAGGAGAAGCGGGATGA
- a CDS encoding RsmF rRNA methyltransferase first C-terminal domain-containing protein, translated as MTIELPEAFLRRMNEMLGEDYNAFVASYGEDRTHGLRLNTRKVPLDSAEADKLRAQFQLEPVPWCKAGYYYAEEAKPGRHPYHAAGVYYIQEPSAMSAAEMLAPQPGEIVLDLAAAPGGKSTHIADLMQGQGLLVANEIHPGRAAILSENIERMGIQHAVVTNASPGQLADRFPHYFDRILVDAPCSGEGMFRKDPQAVLEWSEQQVAVCAARQFDILQDAIKMLKPGGTLVYSTCTFAEEENEEIIDRLCEEYPHMEWITMERFWPHRHRGEGHFVAVLRDRREEEAPLELGPAAAAGPKRRDKMQRSKHSSRAAQGSAEAAMRFFHAFAAEQLPNFTLPEGEPILFGEQLYWLPVCGGKMSADLLQGLKVPRPGLHLGLVRKQRFEPSHALALALKPDEAARVHHLTAEDSETEAYLRGETLPIGAGMKGWTLVAVDGYPLGWGKAGGGMLKNHYPKGLRRPY; from the coding sequence ATGACGATCGAACTGCCTGAAGCCTTTCTCCGGCGGATGAATGAGATGCTGGGGGAAGACTATAATGCTTTCGTTGCAAGTTATGGGGAGGACCGCACCCACGGTCTTCGTCTGAATACACGCAAAGTTCCCTTGGATTCGGCTGAAGCGGACAAGCTGCGTGCCCAGTTTCAGCTGGAGCCGGTACCTTGGTGCAAGGCCGGATACTACTATGCGGAAGAGGCAAAGCCCGGCCGCCATCCCTATCATGCGGCGGGCGTCTATTATATCCAGGAGCCGTCGGCCATGTCCGCCGCGGAGATGCTCGCTCCTCAGCCCGGGGAGATCGTGCTCGATCTGGCTGCTGCGCCCGGGGGCAAATCCACGCACATCGCCGACCTGATGCAGGGACAGGGTCTGCTGGTCGCCAATGAGATCCACCCCGGCCGCGCCGCGATCCTGTCGGAGAATATCGAGCGCATGGGCATCCAGCACGCCGTCGTCACCAACGCTTCGCCCGGCCAGCTGGCGGATAGGTTTCCCCATTATTTTGACCGCATCCTCGTCGATGCCCCGTGCTCCGGCGAGGGCATGTTCCGCAAGGATCCGCAAGCGGTGCTCGAATGGAGTGAACAACAGGTCGCGGTCTGTGCCGCCCGCCAGTTCGACATTCTCCAGGATGCGATAAAGATGCTGAAACCCGGCGGGACCCTCGTCTATTCGACCTGTACCTTCGCTGAAGAAGAGAATGAGGAGATCATCGATCGGCTATGCGAGGAATATCCCCATATGGAATGGATCACGATGGAACGATTCTGGCCGCATCGGCATCGCGGGGAAGGGCATTTCGTTGCGGTACTCCGGGATCGCCGGGAAGAGGAGGCACCGCTGGAGCTGGGTCCAGCAGCGGCAGCCGGGCCGAAACGGCGGGACAAGATGCAGAGAAGCAAGCACAGCTCACGCGCTGCCCAAGGGAGCGCCGAAGCGGCCATGCGGTTCTTCCATGCATTTGCCGCTGAACAATTGCCGAACTTCACCCTGCCTGAAGGGGAGCCGATTCTGTTCGGGGAACAGCTGTACTGGCTTCCTGTCTGCGGCGGGAAGATGTCCGCGGATCTGCTGCAGGGCTTGAAGGTTCCCCGTCCCGGTCTGCATCTCGGCCTGGTGCGCAAGCAGCGCTTCGAACCTTCCCATGCGCTGGCGCTTGCCCTTAAGCCGGATGAGGCAGCGCGCGTCCATCATCTGACAGCGGAGGATTCGGAGACCGAAGCCTATCTCCGAGGTGAGACCCTGCCAATCGGTGCAGGCATGAAGGGATGGACCTTAGTCGCTGTGGACGGCTATCCCCTTGGATGGGGGAAGGCCGGCGGGGGGATGCTGAAGAATCACTATCCCAAGGGACTGCGACGTCCGTATTGA